A window from Chiloscyllium punctatum isolate Juve2018m chromosome 3, sChiPun1.3, whole genome shotgun sequence encodes these proteins:
- the LOC140455989 gene encoding cold-inducible RNA-binding protein B-like, producing MTEDGKLFIGGLSFDTDEQALEAVFSKYGEVIDARVIKDKTTMASRGFGFVTFENPDDARDALKALNGHSLDGRQIRVDHAEKKSGDGGYGGGRGAGGGYRRGGGYGGYGGGGGYGGYGGGGGGGYSSYGGGSYAGGSGYRQYNSRGGGGGGSRGGSSYDRYGSNR from the coding sequence ATGACCGAGGACGGAAAGCTATTCATTGGCGGCCTAAGTTTCGACACGGATGAGCAGGCTCTGGAGGCTGTCTTCTCCAAGTATGGGGAGGTGATCGACGCTCGAGTCATCAAAGACAAGACCACCATGGCGTCCCGAGGCTTCGGCTTCGTTACCTTCGAGAACCCGGACGACGCCAGGGACGCGCTAAAAGCCCTCAACGGCCATTCACTCGACGGCCGCCAAATCCGGGTGGATCACGCTGAGAAGAAATCGGGTGACGGCGGCTACGGAGGAGGCCGCGGGGCGGGTGGCGGTTACCGCCGCGGTGGCGGCTACGGCGGTTATGGCGGCGGAGGCGGCTACGGTGGatacggtggtggtggaggaggaggctACAGCAGCTATGGTGGCGGGAGCTACGCTGGAGGCTCCGGCTACAGGCAGTACAACAGCAGGGGAGGAGGCGGCGGCGGCTCCCGTGGCGGCAGCAGCTACGATCGATACGGCTCCaacagatag